One segment of Rubripirellula amarantea DNA contains the following:
- a CDS encoding calcium-binding protein, with product MSLMVAIPHYFSSQHKANESLLHGSETVQNRSRRAAVLAKTIRLLHQNFGAAQGMIQIRDRRVIPVNEMTDKLLKVVMVTNHSDHLLGDILGADQVVEHIVVDEPADQLGFACQRVLAESLGQYDHYAYLEDDIWIHDPLLITKLSWFVEMTSPRNVLQPNRYECQASGKLRKCYIDGDVSSAATASFQDISDTPFLDGRALGRSIRFMRPLNPHSGCYFLSSEQLEHWSKQTDFAIPTSAFVGPLESAATLGLMKHFRVYKPVPAHASFAEIEHGDARFIQHVV from the coding sequence ATGAGTTTGATGGTTGCGATTCCCCACTATTTTTCCAGCCAGCACAAGGCTAACGAATCACTTCTTCACGGTTCCGAAACGGTCCAGAACCGCAGTCGACGCGCTGCAGTTTTGGCGAAGACGATTCGTTTGCTGCACCAGAATTTTGGCGCTGCTCAAGGAATGATCCAAATTCGCGATCGTCGTGTGATTCCTGTCAACGAAATGACAGACAAGTTGCTTAAGGTTGTCATGGTCACGAACCATTCGGATCATTTGTTAGGCGACATCCTGGGCGCCGACCAGGTCGTCGAGCACATCGTTGTAGATGAACCGGCAGATCAGTTGGGGTTTGCTTGTCAGCGAGTGTTGGCGGAAAGTTTGGGCCAGTACGATCACTATGCTTATTTGGAAGATGACATTTGGATTCACGATCCATTGTTGATCACAAAGTTGTCATGGTTCGTTGAGATGACCTCGCCGCGCAACGTCTTGCAACCGAATCGATACGAATGCCAAGCCTCTGGCAAGCTGCGGAAGTGTTACATCGATGGTGACGTCAGTTCTGCGGCGACCGCAAGTTTTCAAGACATTTCTGACACACCTTTCTTGGATGGTCGAGCACTAGGACGCTCGATTCGATTCATGCGACCGTTGAATCCTCATTCGGGATGCTATTTCTTGTCTTCCGAACAGCTAGAGCACTGGAGCAAGCAAACCGATTTTGCAATTCCCACGTCCGCGTTCGTGGGGCCGCTTGAAAGCGCGGCGACTTTGGGATTGATGAAACACTTCCGCGTTTACAAGCCAGTTCCCGCACACGCCTCGTTCGCAGAAATCGAACATGGCGATGCGAGGTTCATTCAGCATGTGGTTTGA
- a CDS encoding glycosyltransferase: MHILFLHSNYPAQFGEIAANLVAQHGDRCTFVNERVSGDQQGVKCVTYRPASGATKQTHFCAATFENQIWRSHAAAESVAQLFRSNGALAHDRPDLIVAHSGFVSALFLKEVLPEVPVVGYFEYFYHRYNSDFDFRSDLPPQSELSAMRLQARNAMLLLDLHHCEAGYCPTDFQREQIPAEYQPKLQTIFDGINTDFWKRDASLSESHATQRMVAGVTIQPYEKVVTYVSRGFESMRGSDQFLKVADQVCKKRSDVRVIVVGEDRIAYGGDARFTDGKTFRQWVIDNNDLDLSRIHFVGRVSREELIRVFSVSDAHLYWTVPFVLSWSMLNAMSCSCPVIASNTAPVQEMVRNGQNGLLVDFFDIERWVECVLQTLESPPETQRMGSNARQTIEQNYCLTSCLDKMRSLYQNVRMR; encoded by the coding sequence ATGCACATTCTCTTTTTGCATTCGAACTACCCGGCCCAATTTGGTGAGATCGCCGCTAATTTGGTCGCCCAGCATGGCGATCGCTGCACATTTGTAAACGAACGCGTCTCTGGCGATCAACAAGGGGTGAAGTGCGTCACCTACAGACCCGCGAGCGGAGCGACCAAGCAAACGCATTTTTGCGCAGCAACGTTCGAGAATCAAATTTGGCGTTCACATGCTGCCGCCGAGTCGGTTGCGCAGTTGTTCCGAAGCAACGGGGCGCTCGCTCATGATCGCCCTGACCTGATCGTTGCTCATAGCGGCTTCGTGTCGGCTCTGTTCCTAAAAGAAGTTCTTCCTGAGGTCCCCGTAGTCGGCTACTTCGAGTATTTCTACCACCGATACAACAGCGACTTTGATTTTCGATCCGACCTTCCGCCACAAAGCGAACTATCGGCGATGCGGCTGCAGGCACGCAACGCAATGCTGTTGCTCGATCTGCATCACTGCGAAGCCGGCTACTGCCCTACTGATTTTCAACGCGAGCAGATTCCAGCGGAGTATCAACCCAAGTTGCAGACGATCTTCGACGGCATCAATACTGATTTTTGGAAACGCGACGCTTCTTTATCAGAATCACACGCGACGCAAAGAATGGTCGCGGGAGTCACAATTCAGCCATACGAAAAAGTCGTGACGTACGTCAGTCGTGGATTCGAATCGATGCGAGGTAGCGACCAATTCCTAAAAGTCGCCGACCAAGTCTGCAAAAAGCGAAGTGACGTTCGGGTTATCGTTGTCGGTGAGGATCGGATTGCTTATGGCGGTGATGCAAGGTTCACCGATGGCAAAACCTTTCGACAATGGGTCATCGACAACAATGATCTTGATCTTTCCCGTATTCATTTCGTTGGTCGGGTCTCGCGTGAGGAACTCATCCGCGTATTCTCGGTTAGCGACGCACATCTCTACTGGACGGTGCCATTTGTCCTTTCATGGTCAATGCTCAATGCCATGAGTTGCTCGTGCCCCGTGATCGCAAGCAACACCGCTCCGGTGCAAGAAATGGTTCGCAATGGCCAGAACGGACTGCTAGTCGATTTTTTCGACATTGAGCGTTGGGTTGAGTGTGTTTTGCAAACGCTGGAAAGCCCGCCCGAAACACAG
- a CDS encoding glycosyltransferase, giving the protein MTLSSRAHEFVSSKDNPRMATLGPIAAGTVLPYRRQYYSETIVGSPSATPSHGPAGLVGREVANRHWLEALLKYGKEKSLGFLLYQNADRASLEATLAQHSPQEKVIRLGPLKNARFWLGRGSPRVVWEPQPPSSRWSWLRHQHARDKFAVCGITHALCSPTAISALRDFVMSPVEPYDRLVCTSSAVAATADAIISHWSELMNESAQTSSASRRSTLRLQTIPLGVDLDHHRPASSDDRVAARRHFGIADDANVVLFVGRLSHHSKSNPLPLMFACEQAQRITSKPITLVMAGWFANEAVRDAFVREAARVAPNVKVGFVDATKPNNRDRVWDLADVFVSLADSVQETFGLTIIEAMSRKLPVIASDWNGYRESVVDEETGFLIPTAMIRGIGSESIDEMMQGDITYDHFLARVGQGIWVDPHKVTQRLVALFRDDGLRRAMGDAGRRRVEAKFTWQNVIAATEELWNQQRMQISRYRQATDSAPSNELPVEADAPHQYPARFIDHRLANPTTEQLFSLYPSAWLDAETALCRGDQALGSLNDLFGSPLANHSGAARLPVAATQRLLDSLGSGTTARSNSIAALSVELSSDAQDSEQTSSMVAETAAWALKFDLLKLVDAVGPRSSSARRVRGVNQYSDDNRITFSTTCMGRLSQLKQTLPTLVAQPHSHVVVVDYSCPDGAGNWVRENFDTSQVTVVRVEGRTKFDRSEAKNAGILASPTDWVCLVDADVILAPDFADHLRDRMKRGLFLRSSSILEGTGGTFLAEKSSFVKAELHDCVYQGWGEEDDDLLDSLQFHGIRGDVYDDRWVTHLDHDDELRTQFHEWDDRRISHMINRLYRSAKWDMARMSQGVPPQRARKLLYATISEQVRRLVNENSDVDVVIDTGVMNWVPLSARCARQLVYRIKPDQSIYPGTYVKQNDIPGESA; this is encoded by the coding sequence ATGACACTGTCGAGTCGTGCTCATGAGTTTGTTTCTTCCAAGGATAATCCCCGAATGGCAACGCTCGGTCCCATTGCCGCCGGTACGGTACTGCCATACCGGAGACAGTACTACAGTGAAACGATAGTCGGTTCACCCAGTGCGACGCCTAGTCACGGACCAGCCGGCCTGGTTGGTCGTGAGGTTGCCAACCGACATTGGTTGGAAGCGTTGCTCAAGTATGGGAAAGAAAAGTCGCTCGGGTTCTTGCTATACCAGAACGCGGATCGAGCATCGTTGGAAGCTACGTTAGCTCAACATTCTCCCCAAGAGAAAGTGATTCGCTTGGGCCCGCTGAAGAATGCTAGATTTTGGCTTGGCCGCGGGAGCCCAAGAGTCGTTTGGGAACCGCAACCTCCATCGAGCCGTTGGAGTTGGCTGCGTCATCAACACGCACGTGACAAATTTGCTGTTTGCGGTATCACTCATGCCTTGTGCTCGCCAACTGCAATTTCCGCGCTGCGAGATTTTGTAATGTCGCCGGTCGAGCCTTATGATCGTCTCGTCTGCACATCATCCGCTGTGGCGGCAACTGCCGATGCGATTATCTCGCACTGGTCTGAATTGATGAACGAGTCTGCGCAAACAAGCAGTGCGAGTAGACGCTCAACACTGAGGCTACAGACAATTCCGCTTGGCGTTGATCTTGATCATCATCGTCCTGCTTCTTCAGATGACCGCGTGGCGGCTAGGCGTCATTTCGGGATCGCGGACGATGCCAACGTCGTTTTGTTCGTGGGGCGTTTGTCTCATCATTCCAAGAGCAACCCGCTGCCGTTGATGTTCGCTTGTGAGCAAGCCCAACGCATCACTTCCAAGCCGATCACATTGGTCATGGCGGGATGGTTCGCAAACGAGGCAGTTCGTGATGCGTTTGTTCGCGAAGCCGCACGTGTGGCTCCCAACGTCAAGGTCGGATTCGTGGACGCAACTAAGCCCAACAATCGAGATCGGGTGTGGGACCTAGCTGATGTGTTTGTGTCCTTGGCGGATAGTGTGCAGGAAACCTTCGGTCTGACGATTATCGAAGCGATGAGTCGCAAGTTGCCCGTCATTGCTAGCGATTGGAATGGCTATCGAGAATCCGTGGTGGATGAAGAAACGGGATTCTTGATTCCGACCGCGATGATACGAGGAATCGGATCAGAGTCGATTGACGAAATGATGCAGGGAGACATTACCTACGATCACTTTCTCGCACGAGTCGGACAGGGGATCTGGGTGGATCCGCACAAGGTGACACAGCGGCTAGTTGCACTTTTCCGAGATGACGGGCTTCGTCGGGCGATGGGCGATGCGGGCCGTCGCCGCGTCGAAGCTAAGTTCACTTGGCAGAATGTCATTGCAGCTACTGAAGAACTGTGGAATCAACAGCGAATGCAAATTTCCCGGTACCGTCAGGCTACCGATTCAGCACCGTCGAACGAGCTGCCAGTAGAAGCCGATGCTCCCCATCAGTATCCGGCTCGATTCATCGACCATCGCCTCGCCAACCCGACGACGGAACAACTTTTCTCTTTGTATCCTTCAGCTTGGTTGGATGCAGAGACAGCACTATGTCGAGGTGATCAAGCATTGGGCAGCCTTAACGACCTGTTTGGTTCTCCGCTTGCTAACCACAGTGGCGCAGCCAGGCTTCCGGTCGCTGCAACTCAACGGTTGTTAGATTCCTTGGGTAGCGGGACAACTGCAAGGTCGAATTCGATTGCCGCACTCAGTGTGGAACTTTCATCAGACGCCCAAGATTCAGAGCAAACCAGTTCAATGGTTGCCGAAACAGCGGCGTGGGCTTTGAAGTTTGATCTGTTAAAACTCGTCGACGCTGTTGGTCCGCGTTCGTCGTCTGCGAGGCGTGTTCGCGGTGTGAATCAGTATTCCGACGACAATCGCATTACGTTTTCAACGACATGCATGGGACGGCTTTCCCAGTTGAAGCAAACATTGCCAACGCTGGTCGCCCAGCCTCATAGTCATGTTGTGGTTGTCGACTATTCGTGTCCGGATGGTGCGGGAAATTGGGTGCGAGAGAACTTTGACACCAGCCAAGTGACAGTGGTAAGAGTCGAGGGACGAACAAAGTTTGATCGCAGCGAGGCCAAGAATGCCGGGATCTTGGCAAGTCCGACCGATTGGGTGTGCCTTGTTGATGCAGACGTCATTCTTGCACCCGACTTTGCCGATCATTTGCGAGATCGCATGAAGAGGGGGCTGTTCTTGCGGAGTTCGTCAATTCTTGAAGGCACCGGCGGAACATTCCTGGCGGAAAAGTCATCGTTTGTCAAAGCCGAACTGCACGATTGTGTCTATCAAGGTTGGGGTGAGGAAGATGATGATTTGCTGGACTCGTTGCAATTCCACGGCATCCGCGGCGATGTCTACGATGATCGTTGGGTGACTCACTTGGATCATGATGATGAATTGCGAACGCAGTTTCATGAGTGGGATGATCGCCGAATAAGTCACATGATCAATCGGCTCTATCGGAGTGCCAAATGGGACATGGCTCGCATGTCACAAGGCGTCCCACCACAACGCGCTCGGAAATTGCTCTACGCAACTATCAGCGAGCAAGTGCGACGATTGGTGAACGAGAATTCCGATGTCGATGTGGTCATCGACACGGGAGTGATGAACTGGGTTCCGCTATCGGCACGTTGTGCTCGCCAATTGGTTTACCGTATCAAGCCGGATCAAAGTATTTATCCAGGCACCTACGTGAAGCAAAACGATATCCCTGGGGAGTCCGCCTGA
- the metH gene encoding methionine synthase, with translation MLQPNATESQLNELIRERVLLLDGAMGTMIQRLGFDEAAVRGDRFADHHKDLKNFSDILCLTHPDKITDIHDAYYAAGSDIVETNSFGASPVGMIEFDLPLELVDEINHAAVACARKAADKWTEKTPDKPRFVAGSIGPTTRQLAISTKEDPAHRDTTFMEMVESYRAQVKSLCEAGVDILLPETAIDTLNLKACLFAIQDYFDGGGRRVPVMASGTFADGGRTFVSAQSVEAFWTAINHFPLLSVGMNCALGPDVMRPHIEELSKVAGIPISCHPNAGLPNEMGQFDLGPKAMADKVGEYAENGWINILGGCCGTTPDHIAAMAERVKGLKPKQESSIPSYTRLSGQLPMVMRPEIPFTMVGERTNVTGSRKFANLIRNEKFEEAVEVAREQVENGATIIDINFDDALLDGEEAMTRFLRLISGDDVAASVPVMIDSSKWEVLEAGLRNVQGKAIVNSISLKDGEAEFLRRARLVRKYGAAAVVMAFDEDGQAADEDNKVRICKRAYKLLTEEANFPPEDIIFDPNILTVATGMDEHNNYAVDFVNAVARIKKECPGAKTSGGVSNISFSFRGNDPVREAIHSAFLYKAVQAGLDMGIVNAGQLEVYEEIPKDLLERVEDVLWNRRDDATDRMLEFAESVKGTGKKKSGEDLTWREQPIAGRMQHALIKGIDKYIVEDTEEARQHYDKCLHVIEGPLMDGMSVVGDLFGQGKMFLPQVVKSARVMKKAVAYLEPFMEEEKRLAGVENDAARGKFLIATVKGDVHDIGKNIVGVVLQCNNYEVIDLGVMVSCEKILEEAIKQGADMIGLSGLITPSLDEMVHVAREMKRAGMTMPLLVGGATTSAKHTAVRIAPAYDGPVVHVMDASRSVGVVEKLLSTDNRDAFLRANVEEQEKLAASYRERTQKLTPYADALKNRFATDWKTVQIDKPEFTGVRVLKDYSLAEIRPYIDWSPFFMTWELKGKFPKIFDDAVVGGQAKELYDDANKILDQIIANGSLTANAVYGFWPAASDGDDIIVYTDETRTQELKRLHCLRQQWERKGTTDYRSLADYIAPVDSGREDYVGGFVVTTGIGAEQLAAKYKADLDDYNAIMVQAVADRLAEAFAELLHKKARVEWGYGQSENLSTEEMIGEKYRGIRPAAGYPACPDHTEKRTLFDLLDAEKNTSVELTSSYAMTPGAAVSGLYFGHPEARYFAVDRVTKDQIEDYAKRKGVSIQECERWLSPNLAYTPE, from the coding sequence ATGCTTCAACCCAACGCTACTGAATCCCAGCTCAACGAATTGATCCGCGAACGAGTATTGCTGCTCGACGGAGCGATGGGGACGATGATTCAGCGTCTCGGATTCGATGAAGCTGCTGTTCGAGGGGACCGATTCGCTGATCACCACAAGGATCTGAAAAACTTTTCCGATATCCTGTGCCTCACGCATCCTGACAAGATCACCGATATTCACGATGCCTACTACGCTGCGGGCAGCGATATTGTCGAAACCAATTCGTTCGGTGCTTCGCCCGTGGGAATGATCGAATTCGATCTTCCCTTGGAATTGGTTGACGAGATCAATCACGCTGCCGTCGCGTGCGCTAGAAAGGCGGCCGATAAGTGGACAGAGAAGACTCCCGACAAACCTCGCTTCGTGGCTGGGTCAATCGGTCCGACAACTCGCCAGCTTGCAATTAGCACCAAAGAAGACCCCGCTCACCGTGACACTACGTTCATGGAGATGGTCGAAAGCTATCGTGCGCAGGTCAAATCCCTTTGCGAAGCTGGCGTCGATATCCTGCTTCCCGAAACAGCCATCGATACGCTTAACCTGAAAGCGTGCTTGTTCGCGATTCAAGATTACTTTGATGGTGGAGGCCGCCGCGTGCCCGTGATGGCATCGGGAACCTTCGCCGATGGTGGGCGAACATTTGTGAGTGCACAAAGCGTCGAAGCATTCTGGACCGCGATCAACCACTTCCCGTTGTTGTCGGTCGGGATGAACTGCGCTCTTGGGCCTGACGTGATGCGGCCGCACATCGAAGAGTTGTCCAAAGTTGCTGGGATCCCGATCTCATGTCACCCCAACGCTGGACTGCCCAATGAAATGGGGCAATTCGACCTGGGGCCTAAAGCGATGGCTGACAAAGTCGGCGAATACGCTGAAAACGGTTGGATCAATATTCTCGGTGGCTGTTGCGGCACCACGCCCGATCACATCGCGGCGATGGCTGAACGCGTTAAAGGTCTCAAGCCAAAGCAGGAGTCATCGATTCCTTCCTACACGCGATTATCGGGCCAGTTGCCGATGGTGATGCGTCCGGAAATCCCATTCACCATGGTCGGCGAACGCACCAACGTCACTGGCAGCCGAAAGTTCGCAAACCTCATTCGCAACGAAAAGTTTGAGGAAGCGGTCGAGGTCGCTCGCGAACAAGTCGAAAACGGTGCAACCATTATCGATATCAACTTCGACGATGCGTTGCTTGATGGCGAAGAGGCAATGACTCGCTTTTTACGTTTGATCTCTGGTGACGATGTCGCGGCATCAGTGCCCGTGATGATCGACAGCAGCAAATGGGAAGTGCTTGAAGCGGGGTTGCGAAACGTCCAAGGTAAAGCGATCGTCAATTCGATATCGCTCAAGGACGGTGAGGCCGAATTCCTTCGCCGCGCAAGGCTTGTGCGCAAGTATGGTGCCGCCGCTGTCGTGATGGCTTTTGACGAAGACGGGCAAGCCGCCGACGAGGACAACAAAGTTCGCATCTGCAAACGCGCCTACAAGTTGTTGACCGAGGAAGCCAACTTCCCGCCCGAAGACATCATCTTTGACCCGAACATTTTGACCGTCGCAACGGGCATGGACGAACACAACAACTATGCGGTTGATTTTGTAAACGCCGTCGCTCGGATCAAGAAAGAGTGCCCGGGCGCAAAAACCAGCGGTGGTGTCAGCAACATCAGCTTTAGTTTTCGCGGCAACGACCCCGTGCGTGAAGCCATTCATAGCGCGTTCCTCTACAAGGCCGTTCAAGCGGGCCTCGACATGGGCATCGTTAACGCTGGTCAACTTGAAGTCTACGAAGAAATCCCCAAGGACTTGCTCGAACGAGTCGAGGATGTGCTTTGGAATCGACGTGATGATGCCACGGACCGCATGCTCGAATTCGCAGAATCGGTGAAAGGCACCGGTAAAAAGAAATCCGGTGAAGACCTAACCTGGCGTGAACAACCAATCGCTGGCCGCATGCAGCACGCGTTGATCAAGGGAATCGACAAGTACATCGTCGAGGACACCGAAGAAGCGAGGCAACACTATGACAAGTGCTTGCACGTGATCGAAGGCCCATTGATGGACGGCATGAGTGTTGTAGGCGATTTGTTCGGCCAAGGCAAAATGTTCCTGCCGCAAGTCGTCAAAAGTGCTCGTGTGATGAAAAAGGCAGTTGCCTACCTTGAGCCTTTCATGGAAGAGGAAAAGCGGCTTGCTGGTGTAGAGAACGACGCGGCGCGTGGCAAGTTCTTGATCGCAACGGTCAAAGGCGATGTCCACGACATTGGTAAGAACATTGTGGGCGTCGTTTTGCAGTGCAATAACTACGAGGTTATCGACCTCGGCGTGATGGTATCGTGCGAAAAAATCCTCGAAGAAGCCATCAAGCAAGGTGCCGACATGATTGGCTTGAGTGGGCTGATCACGCCTAGCCTTGATGAAATGGTTCATGTCGCTCGAGAGATGAAGCGAGCCGGTATGACCATGCCGTTGCTTGTCGGCGGAGCCACCACTAGCGCGAAGCACACTGCCGTTCGTATCGCTCCGGCTTACGATGGTCCAGTTGTGCACGTGATGGATGCTAGTCGCAGCGTCGGCGTGGTTGAAAAGCTACTTAGCACAGACAACCGAGACGCTTTCTTAAGGGCCAACGTCGAAGAGCAAGAAAAACTCGCTGCCAGTTATCGTGAGCGGACTCAAAAGCTAACGCCTTACGCTGATGCGTTGAAGAATCGTTTTGCTACGGACTGGAAAACAGTCCAGATCGATAAGCCGGAATTTACCGGAGTGCGAGTCTTGAAGGACTACTCACTCGCTGAGATTCGTCCTTATATCGATTGGTCGCCGTTCTTCATGACATGGGAACTTAAAGGCAAGTTCCCCAAGATTTTCGACGATGCTGTTGTCGGTGGGCAAGCCAAAGAGCTGTACGACGATGCTAACAAGATCCTCGATCAAATCATCGCCAATGGTTCGCTGACCGCCAACGCCGTGTATGGGTTCTGGCCTGCTGCGTCCGATGGCGATGACATCATCGTTTACACCGACGAAACTCGCACCCAAGAACTTAAGCGACTGCATTGCCTTCGCCAACAATGGGAACGCAAAGGCACGACTGACTATCGGTCGCTCGCTGATTACATCGCCCCAGTCGACAGTGGTCGTGAAGACTACGTGGGTGGCTTCGTGGTCACCACCGGCATCGGCGCGGAACAACTTGCTGCTAAGTACAAAGCCGATCTCGACGACTACAACGCCATCATGGTGCAAGCCGTTGCGGATCGTTTAGCCGAAGCCTTTGCCGAATTGCTACATAAGAAAGCGCGTGTCGAATGGGGATACGGTCAGTCGGAAAATCTCAGCACCGAAGAAATGATCGGCGAAAAGTATCGAGGCATTCGGCCGGCGGCTGGGTATCCGGCTTGCCCCGATCACACCGAGAAGCGGACGTTGTTTGACTTGCTTGATGCTGAGAAGAACACGAGTGTGGAATTGACGTCCAGCTACGCAATGACCCCGGGCGCAGCCGTCAGCGGTTTGTACTTTGGTCATCCGGAAGCTCGCTACTTTGCGGTCGACCGAGTTACCAAGGACCAAATCGAAGACTACGCCAAGCGAAAGGGAGTCAGCATCCAAGAGTGCGAACGTTGGCTCAGCCCCAATCTCGCGTACACCCCAGAGTAG